From Desulfovibrio oxyclinae DSM 11498, the proteins below share one genomic window:
- a CDS encoding chemotaxis response regulator CheY, whose amino-acid sequence MPADTSMRILVVDDFSTMRKIIKNILRQLGFTNIVEADDGTTAWDVLNKDNIDFIVSDWNMPNMSGIELLRKVRGSEEYADLPFLMVTAEAQQENIIEAVQAKVSNYIVKPFTPETMSQKIEKIFQN is encoded by the coding sequence ATGCCCGCTGATACCAGTATGCGCATCCTTGTCGTGGACGACTTCTCCACCATGAGAAAGATCATCAAGAACATCCTGCGTCAGCTCGGGTTCACCAACATAGTGGAAGCCGACGACGGCACCACTGCGTGGGATGTTCTCAACAAAGACAATATCGACTTCATCGTTTCCGACTGGAACATGCCCAACATGTCCGGAATCGAACTGCTCCGCAAGGTTCGCGGCAGCGAAGAGTATGCCGACCTGCCCTTCCTGATGGTCACTGCAGAAGCACAGCAGGAGAACATCATCGAAGCCGTGCAGGCCAAGGTGTCCAACTACATCGTCAAGCCGTTCACTCCGGAGACCATGAGCCAGAAGATCGAAAAGATTTTCCAGAACTAG
- a CDS encoding flagellar basal body-associated FliL family protein, whose amino-acid sequence MLLLVVPDEPEELTENGDGDSGSSQQLKAQLDDSEASKASQKVDLDLDDAPFLEDEDEDEEDIEDFEEAPLEEEKEEKPKRQLPAFLRNKLFYMGLLILALLIIIAVLLFSRSPAPPEQPETETKAEEPAEPQPQTPTPEPEVQEPEDILLRLDPFLVEQLDEDGNIRFLEIRIVLTTQDQQMALQFNQETFTVRNALYYYLKNKDLTFLTEEKYGDKLKEELLAVINQYIGVGRFDTILFEQYLVR is encoded by the coding sequence ATGCTGCTGTTGGTTGTTCCGGACGAGCCCGAAGAGCTTACTGAAAACGGAGACGGTGATTCCGGCTCGTCCCAACAACTCAAGGCGCAGCTAGACGACAGCGAAGCCAGCAAGGCTTCGCAGAAGGTTGACCTTGACCTCGACGACGCTCCCTTTCTGGAGGACGAAGACGAGGACGAGGAAGATATTGAAGATTTCGAGGAGGCCCCCCTCGAAGAAGAGAAAGAAGAGAAACCCAAGCGGCAACTGCCCGCCTTTCTCCGTAACAAGCTCTTTTACATGGGGCTTTTGATACTCGCCCTGCTCATCATTATAGCTGTGCTCCTTTTCTCGCGCAGTCCTGCTCCCCCGGAACAGCCGGAAACAGAAACCAAGGCGGAAGAACCCGCCGAACCGCAACCGCAAACGCCCACTCCGGAACCTGAAGTACAGGAACCCGAGGATATCCTGCTGCGTCTCGATCCCTTCCTCGTGGAGCAACTGGACGAAGACGGCAACATCCGGTTCCTCGAAATACGCATTGTCCTGACAACGCAGGATCAGCAAATGGCCCTGCAATTCAATCAGGAAACGTTTACGGTCAGAAACGCGCTCTACTACTATCTCAAGAATAAGGATCTCACGTTCCTGACCGAAGAGAAATACGGCGACAAGCTCAAAGAGGAGCTTCTGGCCGTAATCAACCAGTACATAGGAGTCGGGCGTTTCGACACCATCCTTTTTGAACAATACCTTGTGAGGTGA